The DNA segment CTCTACTAGAATCCAAACTGGAATCACACCAACAGCTTTTCTTACTATTCGCTTGCCTGTATCATgttaatttaatgtattttcctttgaagTTTCACCAAAACTAGGATTAGTTTCATAGCCTGTAGCATTTCTGTAAGTGGAACACCTCAGCCTGGCTCCTAGGCTTCCACACACGAGTCAGAGCAATGCTGCTTTTTAGCAATTAGCTCCATCTCCCAAATAATTgattatttgttaaacaaggaTAGTTACTTCATTGGATACTGTAGACTTGAAAAATCCCCAGGTTTTTGGTGATGTAGAGCTGGTGTTACTACCCCAAGTATTGTATTTAGGGATTTAAATTTTACCTCTCGCTGGAGAGCAGCGCACTCAGACCCCTGGATATTGATATGGATGGGAATAAGGCAGGAGGAAAAGAGCTTTTGATCCTTCTAAACAGTAGATCTGGCTGATGCAAGGATGATATTTTAAACAGGAGAAGAAGAGAGGGAAGAACTTTTAGCCTTCAGGTTAGGAAGAAGGTTGTCCTAGAAGTGGATATTTCAGTGTCACAGAGGGtcagggagcaggcaggaaaggaaaggaacacTGGTGAGAACTGTCTCACAAGAGTAgtgttgctgtttcttttcaacTGAAGGTAGTATTCAAGTCTTTTCATTggtctgcctttttttttttttttttttttttttttggtggggtttaaATCATccagtggaaggaaaaaaggaaaaaaaaattcttaaaattgtCACACGtactcaaaaataaaaaaccaagtTCACGTCACATTTCGTAAGGCGTTGTAATACaaacttctgaaagaaaaatatgtgcaCTTCTGCTCAGCAAAAGGCATCAGAAAGCAATGGTGTAACCATGAACATTAACCCTATATAGCAAAAATATGGCTGGACTGCAGGATGGTACTCAGGGGATCTATCACCAAGAGCTTCAACTGGGCAGAGATTTCCTCTTAAGGCTCTCCCACCCTTGTTCTCATCCCAGAAGCCAAACAATCTTTGGGATACAGAAAGAAGGAAGCCTTGGAAATTGAAGCACTCAAAATCTGcacatgagaaataaaaatgtaccATGTGAGAAGTGATGCCCTTTATTTTGAACAGACACATGTAGCCAGAACCCATTCAGACAACAAAAAGCTACAGGGAAAGAGTGATGAGGCCATGACAGACACTTGGAAAAGCATGAAAATTTTTGTTGGGGATGAAACATACACATCCTTCACCTGCACTGATTCTGCTAGACAATCCTAGAAGTCAGATCCTAATTTTGGATCTGACCAAAATATCAGTTGGTACCCATTCTTAAAACCATCTACCATTTCcatgaggggggaaaaaacccctgATTTTGTGTGAGTTTATTGCAGGTTTCTTGTCTGTAAAGAGGTTTTCAGTCCTTCTCACGATATGGCTGCTCCCATTTGCCACATTTAACCAAAGCACTCAGAAATGGGAGAGGAGGGTGGGTTAGAATTCGAGCTGCTTTGCAAGGAGCTCTTTAGGGCTTCCTCGCATGGCACTTCCAAGGgcagcactgcacagctctTTCTCTTGCTCTACTGCCTTTGGATCAGCAAGCAAAGCTCGAGTGGAGGTTGTAATTTTGGACTACTATAACAAAAAATGTGAGGCCACAGAAGCAGCCAGCACGTGGAGACTGATCCTAAATGGTGGCAGCTACATGGCGGGTCCTGTGGGAAATGTCAAAATCTGAACGCCTGGCCACAACAGCCCCACCCTGCTGGAGTGAAAGCACGGCGTGAAACAAAAACATCCTCGCTGCCTTATCAAACGTGCTCCTCAGGCCAAGGAAATGGACTGGCTGAACCGCAGCTATCCTCGCTGAGACTCATGCCAGAGAAAGAAGAGGTGTTGGGCCAAACCTTCACTTGCCTGTGCCTCGAGCTGTTTGTCTCTACAGCACCAGAGCGCAAACCACTCCTGCATCCGAACCACACATTCCAAATATACTCCTACTGGAATAATTTGTCAGGCTCACTAATTagctctcctcccagcctcctcatGACCTCAAATACTCTGCAGCAGGCACTCCTCATACCAATGAGAGGGGAAGCTCACAAGCTCATGCAGGAAATTCTCTGAGGATAACTTTTACAAATAACCctgaaaaaagagagaagaaaggacaAAATGGATGCAAAAATCGGCACCTGCTGTGAGGCGTGTTGACAAAGTGGCCCAAAGAAGCCTGCCTccaatgggatttttaaaaggaatgcAGCTGGATGAAGGTCAAAAGGAAGGAATGTGGGAAAAGCCTGCACTGGAGATTGGCCATGCCAGCTGCATTTCCTCCTTGAACCAGTCATTTAGCAGAGTACGGCCACAagcacacacgcacacacacacttttACAGGAGAAGTTTGTGCCTGGCTAGTAGAGTAACAAACTCTGATCTGCTTTGCTGAATAACCTCAGCCTCGCTGCAAGACAGGGAAGAAGAGTCTACATCTCACTGGCCAAAGAACATGGCTTGGTTGTAGTCACAGAAGAGAATTTTTAAGCCTATGATTATTCCCTGGCATTTTCCATAGAAACTGCTCTGCACCTTCTTGAGAAGTCACAACGGCGTGTTGAGAGTCAAACACAGGAGCCATGCTACACCTGTGAGAACCTGTCCCCACTgctccaggggctcctgggAGCAGCATCCTTCCGGAGAACTGTCAGGGATACCACATGTAAAAGCCAGTCTGATGCCTCTGCATGCATATAGCAATTTGAGTGCCACTATATTAGATTCCCCCGAGAGAGGCAGCACCAACAGATATAAAGTAATTTATTGCCAAAGTGCATTCCCATCTGCCCTGTTGGGTTACCAATGGGACCcgtgccctgctcagggtgcaAGCCCTCAGGAAATTGGATGGCCTAAAGGCACAGAAAGTAGTTGTGTTTTATCAAGATGTAGGTCTCGTCTCTGATGAAAAGCTCTTAATCACAGACAGAGTAGCACAGTACCCAACAGCATGTCATGACTTTTACATTCTCAAGAGGTCTGGCTGCTAGgcaagttgcttttttttttcctttttctttttctttttctttaataattaatatCTGTGATAATTACAGGGGACAGTCTTCTCCTAATAGATTTGTTGCAGGAGATGGCTCTTATCCCCATAGAACACATTGCTTAGTGACTCCTGTTCCGAATACCCAGActctctcagaggaaaaagTATAATGCTGCCCATCAAGCCACCAGATCCATCATAAAATGAACTTTGAAAACGAGAGTCAGGTGCCAAGATAGATCTGGTGGCACATCACTACACAGCCCCCAAAAAGAGAAATATGAGGTATGATCCTGGCAACATTACTTATTGTACGACATAGCCAAGACATGTGGATTAGCTCCACCGAGGGTCTTAGGAAGTGAGCTGGTGAGACCCACAGAGGATAAGAATGGTCATGATCCAGTACAGGCTATACCCCAACACCTCAGGCTGGCATGCCAGAAAAACACCAGGCAAAGACTGATCGAACACAGTTTGGGAGGCGAGTATTGCCAAGACCTCTATACTTACCACCAAGTCCCGAGTGCTTGTTCAGAGGGGGTGGCATaatggagaaagaaaactcaaaaaacAGCTGCCTCAAGAAATGACTTGTATTTGTAAGAAAAGCAATGAATGCCTGGCACAGAGTAAAAAAATGCTCATATGAAGTTAAAGTGAAAGAACAGAGGCAAATGTTCTTCAAATACCAGCAGCACACATCGTTAACAGTGCAAATATAAACTACAAGATGTTAGACTAATCTAGTCAGCCAGAATACAATGTTAGCCAATGTAGGAAATGGTTGAACTCTGCCACCGATGGCCTTATGGCTAAGAATTAAAAGGACaggcacattaaaaaaaactctaaaaatcCTATGGAGtggttattttttcttccctccccctttTGCCTGGCGTGGAGGCATGGGCAGCGAGGCCCTCTCAGTTATGGCTCTCTGCAGCCGGCCACTGCGACAAGGCAGGGTGGCCTGCGGCGGGTCGCGAGAGTCGCTCGTCCCTTCGGCCCCTGGTAAGCACACAGTGGAGGATGCCACTGCGTCCTCACCAGTCCATGTCGAGGCACACGTCAACTCGACATGGGGGGTGGCTCTTTGGGAGATGCGTGTTTCGAGGACCTGCGTCCTCGGCTGCTTGAGGAAAGCTAAAATCTCTGACAGGTAGTTATGGATGGCTCTTGTGGAGGTAGCCACAatgcccagctgcagctccataCGGCCCATGGACTGGGACATGAGACCCATGGACTGTGCATGCTCCCTCTTGAtattttccagcagctgcacaaTCCTACTGTTGGTTTCCATCAACAGCTTCTCTCCCTCTGTTAGCTGGGGCTGCCCTCTCCAACCCCGATCCCTAGGGACAGGCTCAACACCGCAGCGCTCTTCATTCATCTCATCATTTCCCTCCTCCTCAGGAGAGTCACTTTCAAACTGAGGAGTCCTACTGAGTGACTGATCCCCGGGAGACTGTATGTCCATGGTGCACTCTGGAGTCCGCGCCGGCGTTTGAAATCcctcaaaatcctccccaaCGTTGCTGTGCGTTTCAGATGAGGACAGCGGCCACTGCCAGCTCTCTGTGGTCCTGGCTGGCGAGTCTTCATCAGAGGCAGGCACCGAGGATTCCTGTTCTTCGGCCGGCGTGGACAGCGAGCTCCCTCGGTGATGGCTGGCTTGCCCCGAGGATCCAGGAACCTCCCCATCTTGCTCCCCAGTGACATCTGGCAATCAAATAGAGGAGCAACAACCACTGTATCTGAGGCCAGGCAGATGGAGGTATCTACATGCATTGGACAACACATAGAAAGAAGCCAGTTGGGAAGCCAGAGTGTATGTGTTTGGGCAAACGGAAGGGCGGACTAAAGTTTAGTGACTACATTGGGCACGTGGCAATTGGCGTCATTAAGCACTTTTGGTCTCAGTGCACACTGTCCTGTACCCAGAACACACACAGCCATGCTGCATCCCAAGGCAGGAGCTATCAAATTCCCCTCAGCGTGACTGTGACAGGAAATGTCAG comes from the Taeniopygia guttata chromosome 5, bTaeGut7.mat, whole genome shotgun sequence genome and includes:
- the LOC115495400 gene encoding uncharacterized protein, translating into MVGFQKEGFLKSSTSQGRDQLPVQVADVTGEQDGEVPGSSGQASHHRGSSLSTPAEEQESSVPASDEDSPARTTESWQWPLSSSETHSNVGEDFEGFQTPARTPECTMDIQSPGDQSLSRTPQFESDSPEEEGNDEMNEERCGVEPVPRDRGWRGQPQLTEGEKLLMETNSRIVQLLENIKREHAQSMGLMSQSMGRMELQLGIVATSTRAIHNYLSEILAFLKQPRTQVLETRISQRATPHVELTCASTWTGEDAVASSTVCLPGAEGTSDSRDPPQATLPCRSGRLQRAITERASLPMPPRQAKGGGKKK